A segment of the Halovivax limisalsi genome:
GGCCGATCCGGCACTCGCCACGACGAGAACCGCGATCCCCAGCGCGATCAGGGAGAGCGGCCACGACGGCGATCGCGACGTCTCGGGCATAGGCCACCATTGGCATCGAGATATTTATATTTATCCGATTTATTTAGGTATAATTTAGTTCAGCGGGTTTCCGGACCGACCCACAAGCGGTGTCTCCTTGAGGTCGGTTCCGCCGTCTGAACCGCCTCCGTCGGTCGAACACCTGTCGACGAGGAGATCGGTCGACCGCGTCGCTGCGATCGGATCGTCCGATCGGGGTATCCCGCTCAGTCGTAGGAGTAAAAGCCCTCGCCGGTTTTCTTCCCGAGATCGCCGGCCTCGACCTTCCGCTTCAAGAGGTAGGCGGGTTTGTACCGGTCGCCGAGTTCCTCGTACAGCGTTTCGGTGGCGTGCAGGCAGACGTCGAGGCCGATGTGGTCGGCGAGCGTGAGCGGTCCCATCGGGACGTTGGTGCCAAGCTCCATCCCGGCGTCGATGTCTTCCTTCGACGCGACCCCTTCGTCGAACGCGCGGATCCCCTCGTTGATCCAGGGCATCAGGATGCGGTTGGTGACGAAGCCGGGTTTGTCGTCCGATTCCCAGGTGGTCTTCCCGAGGTCGTCCGCCACGTCGTGTGCCAGCCCCGCGGCTTCGTCGGCGGTCTTCTCGCCGACGACGATCTCGACGCCCTCCATGATCGGAACGGGATTCATGAAGTGCAGGCCGACGACGCGCTCCGGCCGGTCGAGGTCGGACGCGATCGAGGTGATCGAGAGCGTGCTCGTGTTCGTCGCGAGGAGGACCTCTGCGTCGCAGTGGGTTTCGAGGTCGGCGAAGACGTCCCGTTTGACGTCGAGGTCTTCGAGGACGGCCTCCACGACCAGGTCGCAGTCGGCGAGGTCGGCCAGCTCCGTCGTCCCCTCGATGCGGTTCCTGATCGTCGACGGATCCGTCGGGAGCGAATCACGCTCGGCGAGCCGACCGAGACTGTCGTCGATGGTCTCGAACCCGGACTCGACGTACTCCGCCGCCACGTCGCGCATGACGACCTCGTAGCCGTTCGTCGCGGCGACCTGCGCGATGCCGCTACCCATCGTTCCCGCGCCGACGACGCCGACGCGGTCGATGTCCGTGCGTACCATACGTCTGCGTTCGCGGTCTCGGTCGTTAAGGTGACGATTTGCCGTGACGAAATCTTCGATCGTGTGACAGGGGTCGTCCGTTCGGTGGCGGACGGAACGGAGCAGTCTGATTTTCAATCAGGGGGACACCGATCGCCGAAACGGTACCGAGAGAGAAACGTTGAAGGTGGCTCACTCCCACGGGTGAGTAACCTGAATCAGCCGCATGAGTGAACGAAACGCCGTCGACGGGAGTCCCGACCGGCTGCGCCCGCTGGAGGCCGAGGAGCGACGGGCACTGGCCGAGGCCGACGTCGACCCCGACGCGCTGGGCGATATCGGCGTCGATCCGTCCGGCGTCGTCGATAAGGAGTACTCCTACCGACAGTTGCTCGACGCCGGCGTCGAGGAGGCAGCGGCCGACAGACTCCGGCGACAGTTCTCGCTGCCGTGGTCGTTCGAGACGGACGGCGATCTCGACCGTCGCTCGGAGGCCGTCTCCGGACTCGGCGCGGACGAGCGCGCCTGGGTCGCGGCCAGCGCCGACGAGGACTGGCAGGGATTCGCCGACGCGGGCACGCGCTCGATTCCCTCGACCGTCGACGGCCCCGACGAGCGACCCTATTCGAAGCCGACGCCAGTGACGGCGGTGACCGGCGTCAGCGAGGCCAACGCCGACCGACTGGCGGAGGGCGGGATCGTCTCAGCCGAACGGCTCGCGACGGTGCACGCCGGCGAGGTGGCGTCGGCGCTGGACCTCGACGTGCTACACGTCCGAACGTGGCGACACAGCGCGCGCGAACTGGTCGGGCGGGCCGACTCCGCGTAATCGATCCGGCCGACTCCGCACGATCGATCGGGCGTTCCGAGAGTTGTCGGTCGCCTTCTACCGACATCGGTCCGCGGCTCGGTTCGAGACGAGGCGACGATCCTTTTGTGCGCTCGATCGGACTACGACGTATGATCACGCTCACCTCTGACTTCGGCTCGCCGTACCCGGCCGCGATGAAGGGCGTCATCGCTTCGCGAACGGACGCCAGACTGGTCGACGTCTCCCACGAACTCCCCCGGCAGGACGTCGGGTCGGCCGCGTTCTGGCTGTGCGAGACGCTCCCGTACTTCCCGCCGGCCGTCCACCTGGTCGTCGTCGACCCGGGCGTCGGGACCGAGCGGGCCGCCCTCGTCGTACGCGCTGGGGACCACGTCCTCGTCGGCCCCGACAACGGCGTCCTCGATCCCGTCAGTCGCCGACTCGGAGACGATGGCCCGATCGAGCGCTACCGAATCGACGAGGGAAATCCCGAGAGTTCGACGTTCCACGGCCGTGACGTCTTCGCTCCGGCGGCCGCCACCGTTCACGACCGGTCGCTCGAGGCCCTCGGCGGAACCGACGCGCTCACCGCGACTGCGGAGTACGTCTCGATGGAATTGCCCGAACCGACGATCGACGGTGCCGTCGCGGACGGTTCGGTTCTCGCGGTCGACGACTTCGGGAACTGCATCACGAACGTGCCGGGCTCGTTCGTCGCGGATGCCGACGCGGTCGTCGTCGACACCCGGCGGGTTCCGGTGGTCGAGGCGTTCGACGCGGTCGATCCGGGCGTCGCCCTCGCCGCCGTCGGCAGCCACGGTAACCTCGAACTCGACGTCAACCGCGGCCGCGGCGACGAGACGTTCGGCCTCGAGACGGGCGACTCGGTGCGCATCCGACGATCCTGAGCGCCGCGCGGGACGGCGCCCTGATCGCTCCCGACGCCTGGCCGGGGTGTGTACCTATCGCAGGGCGTGTGCCCCGTCGCTTGGCTAGACTCGCTCACCCTCGAGCCAGTCGGTCGCGTCCACGGTCAGTCTTCCATCCGCCCGCACCTCGATCGTACACCCCTCGTATTCGAACGCCAGCGTCGCCGGCGGTCGGTTTCGACTGCCTCGCTGCCAGTGAGCCACGAACCGTTCGAGGGCGTCGGGATCGACCGTCTTCGTGATCGGTTCGAGCCGGGTTACATTCGTTCCCGTCACCGCGGCTACGGCCGATACCAGTTCGGTGACGACCGGATCGTTCGTACCGCCCACGTCGACGATCGTGTGGAACGCATCCCTCCCTCCCTGGGTCGCAGGCGCTTGCTCCTCGATTCGAACGCGGTCGTCCCCATCGTCGGTGCGGGACATACCATCAGTAATTGTAACGTGTTACCACTTAACATTATTGGGTGGCGCCGCCGTCTTCGGCGGCGGAACGCGGAGATCGTCGAGCCGTCCGGGCCGATTCCCGCTCGATTGAGTTGACCGGGGTCGGGGCGTGGAGATCGTTTCGAACGGCTCGATCGAGTACGTCGGCATCCGATCCCACCACGCTCTATCGGACTCGACTACTCGGGGACCGCACGGCTACCAGGATGGCTCGACGGCGGCCGAATCGACCGATCGTCGAAAAATGACTCGCAATCGCGTCGGGAGCGCTCGGCTCGCGACGCTCGACGGCGTTACTCGGCGGCGATGACGTCGTCGATGCGAGCGATCATCGTCGCGGCTTCGGCGGCGCTCTCGACGGCCTCGCGCTTGACGTCCGCGGGGTCTACGATACCGTACTCGACGGGGTCGTCGATGGTGACCTCCTCGCGGTCCGTGATCAGACCGGCGCGGCCCTCGGACTCGTGGGCGGCGCGCAGGTCAACCAGCGAGTCGATCGGGTCGCGTCCGGTGTTGGATGCGAGCGTGCGCGGGATGACGTCGATGGCGTCGGCGAACGCGTTGACGGCCAGCTGCTTGCGCCCCTCGATGCCGGCGGCTTCCGAGCGGACGCGATCCGCGATCGCGATCTCGCTGGCGCCGGCGCCGGGGACGACCTCGCCCGACTCGCGCGCGGTCTCGACGACGTCGAGCGCGTCGCCGACCGCGCGTTCGAGTTCGTCGACGACGTGCTCGGTGCCGCCGCGGACGAAGACGGTGACGGCTTCGGCGGCCTGGCCGCCCTCGATGAACGTCAGGTCGTCGTCGCCGAAGCGCTCGGTGCGGATGCGCTCGGCGTGGCCGAAGTCCTCGGCGTCGAGGTCGTCGAGCGTCCCGATGCGGCGGGCGCCAGTCGCGGACGCGATCGACTTGACGTCGGAGCTGCCGATGTCCTCGTAGACGAGAACGTCCTCGCCGGCGAGGTAGGAGGCGACGCGATCGTCGACGTCGTCGGTCGTGAAGACCACGTCGACGCCGGAGTCGGCGATCGCCTCGGCGTAGCCGCGCAGTTCGGACTCCTCGGCGTCGAGGGCGGCGTTGAGCTGGTCGATGGAGTCGATGGCGTACTCCGCGTCGACCTCGCCCGTGCGGACCTCGAGCGCGACGTCGAGGATGGCGATGTCGGCGTCCTCGACGCTCGAGGGCATCGTCTCGTGGACGGGCTCCTCGTCGACGACGATTCCCTCGACGAGGTCCGTCGCGCTTGAGGAGGCGCCGACCTGCGTGTAGACGGAGACGTCGTCGCGTCGGACGCCGTCGTCGTCGCTGACGTGGTCGATGGCGGTGACGACGGTCTCGGCGAGTTCGGCGGGCGTCAGGCCGCCCGTTCCCTTGCCGGTCATGCTCGATTCGGCGACCTCCGCGAGGAGGTCGTGATCGACCTCGACGTCCAGTACCTGGTCGTCGATGGCCTCGAGGGCGATGCGGGCGGCCTCGTGGTAGCCCTCGACGATGGTCGTCGCGTGGACGTCCTGATCGAGGAGGTCTTCGGCCTCACCGAGGAGGTTGCCGGCGATGACGGCGGCGGTCGTCGTGCCGTCGCCGACTTCGGCCTCCTGCGTCTCGGCGACCTCGACGATCATCTGGGCGGCGGGGTGCTCGATGTCCATCTCCTCGAGGATGGTCGCACCGTCGTTGGTGATGACGACCTCGCCGCCCGAGTCGACGAGCATCTTGTCCATGCCCCGGGGACCGAGCGTCGTCCGGACGGACTCGGCGACGGCCTTCCCGGCCATGATGTTCGACGACTGGGCGTCTCGGCCCTCGGTCCGCTGACTGTCCTCGCTGAGAATGAACATGGGTTGTCCGCCCATGCGCTGCTGTTGTGCCATGGTTGAAGCCTCACTACTTGTATCATCAGCACTTCTATATAAGCGTTTCCCTACGGCCCGCCACCGTCAGGTGGTTGTGACCCGTTGGCACGGGGGGATGTCGTTTCCCCGTCGCGGTCGGGGCGGGCCGTTCGAAGTCGGTAGGCCAATATGGGTACGGTCGAAAGGTGGACCGAATGCTGGAGCTGGAGCACGGCTTTCGCATCGTCGACGTGACCGCCCGGTTGACCCCGGAGGACGGTCCCTGGCAACGCGATCGGGGGCGGCCCATCTCGCCGGAGCGACTGGAGCGCGAGATGCACCAGGCCGGCATCGTCCGGGCCATCGTCAGTCCCATCCCCCGACCCGACGCCAGTTACGTCCAGGCGAACAACGGGGTCGCCCGCCTGAGCGTCGACCGGCCGTTCGTCGCGTTCGCGCGCATCAACGGCCCCCGACCGCCCGGACAGGGCGCGACGAACCGCTTGCGCTCGGCGTTCGCGACGCGTCGGGAGGCCCACACCTCCCCCGCCGACGTCGAGCAGTACGCCTACGACGACCGGTTTCACGGGTTCGTCATCGACCCGGGCGTCGACGGCCTCCCCGACGACGCCGTCCTCGATCAGCTCGAGGCCGTGGACCTGCCGGTCTGTCTGACCGTGAGTCGCGCGGCGCCGCCGGAGACGCTCGCGGAGGTCTTCTTCGAGCGGTCGTTCCCGATCGTCGTGAGTCACTTCGGCGACGACCGTCTCGATCGCGCCTCGATGGCTCGGTCGATCGACCTGCTCGAGCGCTACGACAACTGCCACCTTGATACGAGCTTCATCTCCTATCGCGAACTGCTCGAGCGCGCCCTCCTCGAACACCCGGACCGCGTCTGCTTCGGCAGCGCGGCCCCCGCCGTCCACCCGAACGTCTCGGTAATGGAGGTGCTGACGCTCGACGTCTCCGAGGACCTCCTGCGGCGGGCGTTCTCGAAGAACGCGAGCCGACTCGTCGAGACCGTCGCCCCCGACCCGTCCTGACCGGCCACGTCGTCCCGGACCGATCTACCGCGTTGGCGCTCGCTCCGACGATTCGGGACCGACGTTCTGCCGTCGAGAAACCCGACGTTCAGCGGTTCGAGGATCCGACCGTCTGCCGGTCGACGGCGACAGGCTCACCTGTGGATGCAGGCAGTATTAAGTCGTCTCGCTCTGAGAAAATTACTATGCGTTCAGTCGGGAGCGGTCTGGCGGCGATCGATCGTGACGGCCCCCGGGCGGACGTCCGCCTCACTCGCCCGCGCAAGCGAAACGCGCTCACCGTCGACCTCGTGAAGGATCTGACCGAAGCGTTCCGTCGCGTCGGCGCCGACGAGAAGATCCGCGCCATCACCCTCCTCGGCGAGGGGCCGGCGTTCTCGGCCGGCGTCGACCTCGAGGAGGTCAGGGCCGCCTCGAACGTCTCGACGTTCGCGGACGAGGTGTTCCCCCAGTTGTTGCGGACGATCGAGGGCGTTCGACAGCCGGTGATCGCCGGCATCGAGGGAGCGGCGCCCGGAACGGCGTTCGAACTCACGCTGGCGTGTGACCTGCGCGTCCTGGGTGCGGACGCGGCCTACGGACTCGTCGAGACGAACCTCGGGATCTTCCCGCAAGGCGGCGGCACCCAGCGATTACCCCGCCTCATCGGTCGGTCGAAGGCGACCGAACTGGTCCTCACCGGCGAGTATATCGCCCCGGAGGAGGCCGAGACGATCGGGCTCGTCCACCACGTCGTCCCGACCGACCAGGTCGAGGATCGGGCGACGGCCGTCGCGGACGACCTCACGTCGAAGGCACCCCGCGCCCTCCACCACGCCAAGCGCGCGTTGCACGCCGCCAGCGATACCCCCCTCGAACAGGGACTCGCGTACGAACGGGCCCTCGGGCGGGAACTGCAGGAGTCGGCGGCGTTCCGCGAGGGCATCGAAGCGCAACTCGACGAACGCGACGGCGACGAGGAGTAATCGAATGCCCGCCCGCGCGTCGATTTCACCCCGCTCTCAGGCCGCAGTTTCGTCGTCGGTCGCCGAAGCGTCGAGCGAGTCGGTGGAGTCTCGCCCGGCTCCGTCGCGAGGCGGGTCGGCTTCGGCATCCGTCCCGTCCGTTCCCTCCGCCTCGTCCGCGTCCCCCGACCCGGCGGCTTCTGCTGCGTCCCGCCGATCGTAGATCTGCACGGCACGGTCGTGTCGGCTCGATACGCCGCGGGGATTTCGCCGGGGCGTTCGGTCGGCGTATCGTGCGCGAAACCCGTGGGAGAGCCCGGTCATCGAGTTGACGACGACGTCGGTTCCGTTTCGAAGCCAGGCCGTCGGCGCCACTGCTCCGCGGACCATCCCGCGGGCGTCGTCGAAGCCGTCCGCGAGGGCGCTCCCGACCGTCCGGGCGAACACCGTCGGGCGCGGGCCGTAGTTCTTCGCGAGCCGATAGCCCAGCGCCCAGTATCGTTCGCCCCAGGTCGGGTCGCCGTTCGAGCGCTCGCCGTCGAGTGAGACGGCCATGTCCGGACTCCAGGTCACCGTATAGGCGTTGGCGGCGAGGCGGTGGGCGCAGTCGCTGGCGCTTTCGGTCTCAAGGGCCTCGTCGAATCCGTCCAGGCGATCGAGGACGGCCCCGTCGAAGGCGACGTTCCCGCTCGTAAACGGCGTCACCGTCCGCTTCGCGATGTGGATCGATTCGGGCGCCGACCCCGTCCCATCGCGTTTGACCGGTCCGGTAATGACGTCCGTCTCCGCCTGGAGTGCGGTCTCGATGGCGTCGTACCAGCCCGATTGGACCGCGTACTCGGGGTGGACGAACGCGATCGCCTCGCCGGTTGCAACCTCGATACCGGCGTTGCGAGCGACGCTCCGACTCCGCTCGGAGATCTCGACGAGCACGTCGACGTCCGCACGTTCGCGGACGATTCCCGTCGTCCCGTCCGTCGACGGGCCGTTGACGACGATGCATTCGCTCCCGGTCGGTACCTCCTCGCGCAACTCGTCGAGACACGAGACGAGCGACGGGCGGTCGTTCAGCGCCGTCACCACCACCGAGAGCTCCATACGGGCCCCTATCTGGACGTGGCCGTATAAATTCGCCGTCCGTAGCCGGTCGCTCCCGGGTGCGAGCCACCGCTCCCGCGTCGATCGACGCGGATGGGCGGCTCCACAGTGTTGCGCTCGGCTAGTCGATCCTGGTCGTCCAGAAGGAGACCGAGGCCAGTCTGTTCACGCCCGGGAGCGCGTCGAAGACGTCGCCGATTCGCCGAAGCGGCGAGGCCAGGGCGTTCGGGGTGATCCGGTAGAGGCCGTACGGCAGGACGAAGTCGTGCTGTGAGTCGACGATCGACAGGTCGTGCGTCTCGGCGAGGGCCTCGACCTCGCGCTTGGAATACAGCCGCGACCCCATCGGGAGCGCCCAGTTGTAGATGCTCCGCGTCGAGTAGCGGTTGAAGGTATCGAAGACGATTCGCTCCCGAGAGACGCGACGCATCTCCCCGAGGAACGCCTGTGGATCGTCTGCCAGGTGGAAAAACCGCATCGCGAGGACGGCGTCGAAGTGGTCGTCGGGGAAGGGCAGGCGCGCCGCGTCGCCACGGATGAACTCGAGGGTCTCGTCGACGCCGGCCTCGTGGGCCTTCTGGCGGCCCTGCTGGAGCATCGCCGCCGAGATGTCGAGCCCGACGACGTCGGCACCCTGGTCGGCCAGCATCGTCGTGAACCGGCCGGTCCCGCAGGCGATCTCCAGGACGGTCTTGTCTTCGAGCGGCGCGAGCGCCTCGAGGACGGCTTGCTTCTCCCGCCGGTCGATCAGCCGACCGCCCCGGGAGAAGCGCTTGTCGTCGTACTCGGCGGCGATCTCGTCGGCCTGGTACCACTCCTGTCCTTTCACGCTACTCACTGGTAGACTCTCCGGGGGATAAAACAATACTGGACTCGAACCGCCCGCGACCGCTTCGGTGCTCGCCCGACCGGCGAGCCGGTTCGCCGGACGCGCTCGGTCGCCAGTACGCGGGTGATCGTCGAATCGGTTCGACCGCTCCACACGGGTACCTGCGGACGGCATATGTATGCCATTATATACCTATTATTAAACCCAGAATATGAATCTGTATATAGCGAACGTTTACCACTCACCCCGCGCGGCCTTTTCGTATGAGCACGAGCTTGTCAGAGGACGGCAGTGTCGAACACAATCCCCCGACGACCGACGACGAGTACCGCGACCGTCTGCGCGAGATGCCCCCGAGCGCGAAACTGGTGGCGAAGGTACTCGAAACCGATTCACCGCTCTCGCAGGGCCAGCTGGTCGAGGAATCGCTCCTGCCCGATCGGACGGTCCGCTACGCCCTCAATCGCCTCGAAGAAGTCGACCTGGTCGAGTCCCGCTACAGTTTCCAGGATGCCCGCAAACAGGTATACTCGCTGACCCGGTAGGTCGCTCGGCGACGTTTCGTCGACCCGACCCCCATCGCCATCCACCCGCTCACCTTTCCTCGCTCGACGAACACCGTCAGGAACCGGTTCGGCTGCACCGTTCGGTGATTCTCTCTCTCTCTCTCTCGAGTCGGACCACGAGACAGCACCGCGCTGAACCGCTACCCACTTGCGGCTGGGCGGACGGCCTCCGCTATGGAGCGAAGCAGGCACCCGGTTCCTGTCGACGGGCGGGTCCCGAGCGGACGGACGAACGCCTATCTGCTCGGTCGCGACCCCGCGCTGCTCGTTGATCCGGCGGCCCCCGACCCGGCGCTCGAACGCGCGATTGCGGATCGGGGGACCGAACACCTCGTGGTGACGCACGGCCACCGGGACCACGTCGGCGCCGTCGACCGTCTCGTCGACGAGTTCGACCTCACCTGCTGGGCGCTTGAGGGGCACGCGGATCGATTCGAACGGACGACGGGCGTCGAACCCGACGAACCGTTCGCCGAC
Coding sequences within it:
- the thsA gene encoding thermosome subunit alpha, whose protein sequence is MFILSEDSQRTEGRDAQSSNIMAGKAVAESVRTTLGPRGMDKMLVDSGGEVVITNDGATILEEMDIEHPAAQMIVEVAETQEAEVGDGTTTAAVIAGNLLGEAEDLLDQDVHATTIVEGYHEAARIALEAIDDQVLDVEVDHDLLAEVAESSMTGKGTGGLTPAELAETVVTAIDHVSDDDGVRRDDVSVYTQVGASSSATDLVEGIVVDEEPVHETMPSSVEDADIAILDVALEVRTGEVDAEYAIDSIDQLNAALDAEESELRGYAEAIADSGVDVVFTTDDVDDRVASYLAGEDVLVYEDIGSSDVKSIASATGARRIGTLDDLDAEDFGHAERIRTERFGDDDLTFIEGGQAAEAVTVFVRGGTEHVVDELERAVGDALDVVETARESGEVVPGAGASEIAIADRVRSEAAGIEGRKQLAVNAFADAIDVIPRTLASNTGRDPIDSLVDLRAAHESEGRAGLITDREEVTIDDPVEYGIVDPADVKREAVESAAEAATMIARIDDVIAAE
- a CDS encoding HalOD1 output domain-containing protein, whose protein sequence is MSRTDDGDDRVRIEEQAPATQGGRDAFHTIVDVGGTNDPVVTELVSAVAAVTGTNVTRLEPITKTVDPDALERFVAHWQRGSRNRPPATLAFEYEGCTIEVRADGRLTVDATDWLEGERV
- a CDS encoding 3-hydroxyacyl-CoA dehydrogenase family protein codes for the protein MVRTDIDRVGVVGAGTMGSGIAQVAATNGYEVVMRDVAAEYVESGFETIDDSLGRLAERDSLPTDPSTIRNRIEGTTELADLADCDLVVEAVLEDLDVKRDVFADLETHCDAEVLLATNTSTLSITSIASDLDRPERVVGLHFMNPVPIMEGVEIVVGEKTADEAAGLAHDVADDLGKTTWESDDKPGFVTNRILMPWINEGIRAFDEGVASKEDIDAGMELGTNVPMGPLTLADHIGLDVCLHATETLYEELGDRYKPAYLLKRKVEAGDLGKKTGEGFYSYD
- a CDS encoding class I SAM-dependent methyltransferase — translated: MKGQEWYQADEIAAEYDDKRFSRGGRLIDRREKQAVLEALAPLEDKTVLEIACGTGRFTTMLADQGADVVGLDISAAMLQQGRQKAHEAGVDETLEFIRGDAARLPFPDDHFDAVLAMRFFHLADDPQAFLGEMRRVSRERIVFDTFNRYSTRSIYNWALPMGSRLYSKREVEALAETHDLSIVDSQHDFVLPYGLYRITPNALASPLRRIGDVFDALPGVNRLASVSFWTTRID
- a CDS encoding enoyl-CoA hydratase/isomerase family protein, which gives rise to MRSVGSGLAAIDRDGPRADVRLTRPRKRNALTVDLVKDLTEAFRRVGADEKIRAITLLGEGPAFSAGVDLEEVRAASNVSTFADEVFPQLLRTIEGVRQPVIAGIEGAAPGTAFELTLACDLRVLGADAAYGLVETNLGIFPQGGGTQRLPRLIGRSKATELVLTGEYIAPEEAETIGLVHHVVPTDQVEDRATAVADDLTSKAPRALHHAKRALHAASDTPLEQGLAYERALGRELQESAAFREGIEAQLDERDGDEE
- a CDS encoding amidohydrolase family protein, coding for MLELEHGFRIVDVTARLTPEDGPWQRDRGRPISPERLEREMHQAGIVRAIVSPIPRPDASYVQANNGVARLSVDRPFVAFARINGPRPPGQGATNRLRSAFATRREAHTSPADVEQYAYDDRFHGFVIDPGVDGLPDDAVLDQLEAVDLPVCLTVSRAAPPETLAEVFFERSFPIVVSHFGDDRLDRASMARSIDLLERYDNCHLDTSFISYRELLERALLEHPDRVCFGSAAPAVHPNVSVMEVLTLDVSEDLLRRAFSKNASRLVETVAPDPS
- a CDS encoding helix-turn-helix domain-containing protein yields the protein MSTSLSEDGSVEHNPPTTDDEYRDRLREMPPSAKLVAKVLETDSPLSQGQLVEESLLPDRTVRYALNRLEEVDLVESRYSFQDARKQVYSLTR
- a CDS encoding SAM hydrolase/SAM-dependent halogenase family protein; the encoded protein is MITLTSDFGSPYPAAMKGVIASRTDARLVDVSHELPRQDVGSAAFWLCETLPYFPPAVHLVVVDPGVGTERAALVVRAGDHVLVGPDNGVLDPVSRRLGDDGPIERYRIDEGNPESSTFHGRDVFAPAAATVHDRSLEALGGTDALTATAEYVSMELPEPTIDGAVADGSVLAVDDFGNCITNVPGSFVADADAVVVDTRRVPVVEAFDAVDPGVALAAVGSHGNLELDVNRGRGDETFGLETGDSVRIRRS